In the Streptomyces sp. cg36 genome, one interval contains:
- a CDS encoding LCP family protein, producing the protein MNDGWSDDERGEQYGRGSSAAQPEGPRVMRHVQRPVGSAPARPQRPVPPQQPAYDDGYGQQQYGNGVPAPGQYDSGYSDGHVYGTPSGRGPGGRGPGGGPGAAGGPSAKPRPNWRRRIMIGSLVLVVTVVGVSVGTYFWADSKVRREVDLSKVIDRPADGKGTNYLIVGSDSRDGLSKEQKQKLHTGSAEGKRTDSMMILHTGDNGNTMISLPRDSWVQIPSFKGSQSGKLFPAKGHNKLNAAYAMDGPELLVRTIEANTGLHIDHYAEIGFAGFANIVDAVGGVEIDIPQDIKDKDSGADFKKGKQTLDGQQALAFVRNRHGYAAGDLERTKNQQRFLSALASQTATPTTVLNPFKLYPVMGAGLDTLTVDKDMSLFDLADMFWAMKGVTSGGGTSMNMPISGNGPQTSLQWDTSKVKQLVNELNNDQKVTVTASR; encoded by the coding sequence ATGAACGACGGATGGTCCGACGACGAGCGCGGCGAGCAGTACGGCCGCGGTAGCTCCGCCGCGCAGCCGGAGGGCCCGCGCGTCATGAGGCACGTACAGCGGCCGGTGGGCTCGGCGCCCGCGCGCCCGCAGCGACCGGTGCCGCCGCAGCAGCCGGCGTACGACGACGGTTACGGACAGCAGCAGTACGGCAACGGGGTGCCCGCACCCGGCCAGTACGACAGCGGTTACAGCGACGGGCACGTCTACGGCACGCCGTCCGGGCGCGGCCCCGGCGGGCGCGGGCCGGGCGGCGGCCCGGGCGCGGCGGGCGGTCCGTCCGCCAAGCCGCGGCCCAACTGGCGCCGCCGCATCATGATCGGCTCGCTGGTCCTGGTCGTCACGGTGGTGGGCGTCTCGGTCGGCACCTACTTCTGGGCCGACTCCAAGGTGCGCCGCGAGGTCGACCTGTCCAAGGTCATCGACCGGCCCGCCGACGGCAAGGGCACCAACTACCTGATCGTGGGCTCCGACTCCCGCGACGGGCTGTCCAAGGAGCAGAAGCAGAAGCTGCACACCGGCTCCGCCGAGGGCAAGCGGACCGACTCGATGATGATCCTGCACACCGGTGACAACGGGAACACGATGATCTCGCTGCCGCGCGACTCGTGGGTGCAGATCCCCAGCTTCAAGGGCTCCCAGTCCGGCAAGCTGTTCCCCGCCAAGGGCCACAACAAGCTGAACGCGGCGTACGCGATGGACGGCCCCGAGCTGCTGGTGCGCACCATCGAGGCCAACACCGGGCTGCACATCGACCACTACGCCGAGATCGGCTTCGCGGGCTTCGCGAACATCGTGGACGCGGTCGGCGGGGTGGAGATCGACATCCCGCAGGACATCAAGGACAAGGACTCGGGCGCCGACTTCAAGAAGGGCAAGCAGACCCTCGACGGCCAGCAGGCCCTCGCCTTCGTCCGCAACCGCCACGGCTACGCGGCGGGCGACCTGGAGCGCACCAAGAACCAGCAGCGCTTCCTGTCCGCCCTGGCCAGCCAGACGGCGACCCCGACGACCGTGCTCAACCCGTTCAAGCTGTACCCGGTGATGGGCGCGGGCCTGGACACCCTGACGGTCGACAAGGACATGAGCCTGTTCGACCTGGCCGACATGTTCTGGGCGATGAAGGGCGTCACCAGCGGCGGCGGCACGTCGATGAACATGCCGATCTCCGGCAACGGCCCGCAGACGTCCCTGCAGTGGGACACCTCGAAGGTCAAGCAGCTGGTGAACGAACTGAACAACGACCAGAAGGTCACGGTGACGGCATCCCGCTGA
- a CDS encoding acyl-CoA thioesterase yields MTDLPGKPTSASRTTLSHIMTAHDTNLLGTVHGGVIMKLVDDAAGAVAGRHSGGPAVTASMDEMAFLMPVRVGDLVHVKAQVNWTGRSSMEVGVRVLAERWNESTPAQQVGSAYLVFAAVDADGKPRPVPPVLPETERDERRYQEAQIRRTHRLARRRAILELREKRAAEGLDD; encoded by the coding sequence ATGACTGATCTTCCGGGCAAGCCGACCTCGGCGTCCCGAACCACCCTGAGCCACATCATGACGGCACATGACACGAACCTGCTGGGCACCGTGCACGGCGGCGTGATCATGAAACTGGTGGACGACGCGGCCGGCGCGGTCGCCGGGCGGCACTCCGGCGGGCCCGCGGTCACCGCCTCCATGGACGAGATGGCCTTCTTGATGCCGGTCCGCGTGGGGGACCTGGTCCATGTGAAGGCCCAGGTCAACTGGACCGGCCGGTCCTCCATGGAGGTCGGCGTGCGGGTGCTGGCCGAGCGCTGGAACGAGTCCACCCCGGCCCAGCAGGTCGGCTCGGCCTATCTGGTGTTCGCCGCGGTCGACGCCGACGGCAAGCCCCGGCCCGTACCGCCGGTGCTCCCGGAGACCGAGCGCGACGAGCGCCGCTACCAGGAGGCCCAGATCCGCCGCACCCACCGCCTGGCCCGCCGCCGCGCGATCCTGGAGCTGCGCGAGAAGCGGGCGGCGGAGGGGCTGGACGACTAG